GCCGGACGCGCTCGCCGCGCTGATCCGGGTCCTCGACTCGCTGCGCGGCCCCGACGGCTCGACCGTCATCGACGGCCTCCCGGGCGACAAGGCGTGGGAGGGCCTCCAGTACCCGGAGGAGGACTTCCGCAAGGACGCGAAGGTCCTCTCGGGCGTGGCCCTGCCGGGTGCCGGCACCGTCGCGGACCGGATCTGGGCGCGCCCGGCCGTGACCGTCATCGGCATCGACTGCCACCCGGTGGCCGGCGCGACCCCGTCGATCCCGGCGTCGGCCCGTGCGCAGATCAGCCTGCGGGTGCCGCCCGGTCAGGACGCCGTCGAGGCGACGAAGCTGCTCTTCGCCCACATCGAGAAGCACACGCCGTGGAACGCCCGGGTGTCCCTGGAGCAGGTCGGCCAGGGCCAGGCCTTCCAGGCGGACACGTCGAGCCCGGCGTACGCGTCGATGGCGGACGCGATGAGGATCGCGTACCCCGGTCAGGAGATGCAGACGGCGGGCATGGGCGGCTCGATCCCGCTGTGCAACACGCTGGCCTCGCTCTACCCGGAGTCGGAGATCCTGCTGATCGGTCTGAGCGAGCCGGAGGCGCAGATCCACGCGCCCAACGAGTCGGTCTCGCCGGAGGAGCTGGAGCGGCTCTCGGTCGCCGAGGCGCACTTCCTCGTCAACTACGCCCGCTCGAAGCAGGTCTGACGGTCTGACACCGGGGTCTGATTCAGCGCTCGGCGAAGCTCGCCGAGAGCGTATTGCCGTGCGGCGGACCCACGCGGGCCTTCGGGGCTGCGTAGGTTCGCCGTATGGAACTCCTCACGATCACCCCACGGCTGCATCTCCTCGACTTCTCCATCGGCCAGGCCTATCTCTGGCGGGACGAGGAAGAGCTGACGCTCATCGACGCCGGCTGGGCGGGCTCTGCCGACGCGACGACGGCGGCGATACGGGCGGCGGGCCTGGATCCGGACCTGCTGCGCCGGATCGTCCTGACCCACTGCCACCGGGACCACGTCGGCGCGGCGCAGGAGTTGGCGGACCGCCACGGCGCCGAGATCCTCGCCCACCGCCTGGACGCCCCCGTGATCAGGGGCGAGGACCCGGTCCCCGAGCCGGACCTCCTGGAGTGGGAACTCCCGCTGTACGAGCACGGTCTGACCGTGCCGGTGGCGCCGCCGACCCGGGTGGACCGGGAGGTGGAGGACGGCGAGGAGCTCGGCTTCGGCGACGGCGCGGTGGCGGTCCACACGCCGGGCCACACACCCGGCTCCCTCGCGGTTCATCTCCCCCGCCACGGCGTGCTGTTCACCGGTGACACGGTGGCGTCGGTGCAGGGCGTGACCTTCGGCGTCTTCCATGTCGACCGGCCCCTCGCCATGGAATCGATGCGCCGCCTCGCGAAACTGGCCCCCACGGTGCTCTGTTGCGGTCACGGCGCCCCGGTGACCACGGACACGGCGGACCGGCTCGCGGCCGCGGCCGACCAGAAGGGAACGGTGTGATCGTGGCACCTTCGCCCCGCACCACCACCGACCAGGCGCCGGCCGATCCGGCCGCCGCCGACGACGCCCTCGCCACGCAGCCGATCGGCTACTGGAGCGGCCTCGCCCACACGGCCGTCACACGGCATCTGCGCGACGCCATGGCGAGGGACGACGTCACGCAGCCGCAGTACTGGGTGCTCAACCGCGTGAACGGCGGGCCCGCGGCGCCGAGCCGCGAGGAGGTGGTCGACCAGTTGACCCACCTCGCCGACGGGCCGCACGAGATCGGGCGCGCCGTCGACCAGCTGCTGCACCGCGGCTGGCTCCGGATGGACGACGACGCCGGGCGCCTGCGCCTCACCGAGACGGGCGAGGCCGCCCGCGTACGGATCCGTCAGCTGGTGACCGAGCTCCGCGCCGAGGTCCACGAGGGCATCGACGACGAGGAGTACGTGGCCGCGCTGAAGGTCCTGCGCCGAATGGTCGCCAACATCCGGGGTGGCGCGGGCGGTTGACGGGCACGGCGGCGCGGCGGGCCCGTCCCGCCACTCCGCGCTCACCCCACCGGGACCCCGGCCTCCAGGTTGAGCACGGTGCCGCGTTCGCGGGCGCGCAGGGCCCAGTGGAGTCGGTCGTAGCGGACGGGAGGCAGGAGGCCGGCGGCCTCCTCCTCGGTGACGAAGCGCCAGCCGCGGAGTTCGGAGCCGGGGAGGCGGAGGCGCGCGGTCTCGGCGGCGCCGAGCCTGCCGCCGTCGAAGAGGAGCCGGAGGCCGCCGTATCCCGGTGGCTGGGGCCGTTCCCAGTCGACGAGCAACAGGCGGGGTACGGCGTCGAGTTCGAGCCCGATCTCCTCGGCCACCTCCCGCATCCCGGCGCGGGCCGGGGGTTCGCCCGGTTCGACGACGCCGCCGGGGAACTCCCAACCGGGCTTGTACGTGGGGTCGACCAGCAGGAAGCGGTCCTCCTCGTCGAAGAGCAGGACGCCGGCGGCGAGGGTCTCGCCGGTCGGCTCGGGCGTCTGGACGATCCCGGAGGGGGCGGCCCGGTCGGCCCGGACCGCGTCGGCGACGGCCCGGGCGGCCTCGGCCACGGTGAGCCGCGAGGTGTCGAGGACGTACGCGTCCCCGGCGAGCCAGTCGAGCGCGGCGCGGTACGGCGGGATGTGGCCGTGGCACCACTGGCGTACGCGGGCGTCGGCCTCGGGTTCGCCGTACTCGGCCCGGCCGTCGATCCGCTGACGCAGGATCGTTTCCTCCGGTGCGAGCAGGACATGGCGCACATCGATGCGGCGGGCGGCGAGCGCGCCGAAGATCTCGTCCCGGTACTCCTGCCGGAGCAGGGTCATGGGGACGACGAGCACTCCGCCGACCTCGGCGAGCAGGGCGGCGGCGGTGTCGACCACCATGCGCCGCCAGATCGCCAGGTCCTGGTAGTCCTCGACCTCGGCGAGCCGCTTCGCCGGCAGCAGCCGGGTCATGGCCCCGCCGATCAGCTCGGGGTCGTACAGAGTGCTGCGCGGGATCAGATCGACCAGCTCGCGCGCGGTACTGGACTTTCCCGCGCCGAACGCACCGTTGATCCAGACGATCACGATTCCCCCTTTTCGGTAGCCCCCAGTGGCTTGCCCGCAACACCCTGCCACGAAAACCACGAACACATGTCCGGGGACGGGCGCGCCGGTTCGGCCGGAGCCGGCGCCGACGGGACCGGGGCGAACACCGGTTGGACGGGGGTGAACGCCGGTTGGACGGGGGTGAACGCCGGTTGGACCGGGCGAGCGGGCCCGTCGGAGCGTGCGTGCGTGTGTGTGCCGCTTCGGCCGGGGCGGGCCGTCGGGGATCAGCAGGCGCGGCGGGGCCGGGCTCCCCCGCTCCCCGCGCACCCGGCCGCCGCCGCGGCGCCCAACAGGCCCGCGTCGGTGCCCGTTTCCGCCGGGACGACCGTCAGGTCCCGTACGAAGGAGAGCGTCGCGTAGGTCCCGAGGCTGCGCCTGAGCGGGCCGAAGAGGACCTCGCCCGCTCCCGCCACCCCGCCGCCGACGACCGCGACGTCGACCTCGACGAGGGTCGCGGTGGCGGCGATGCCCGCCGCGAGCGCCTGCGCGGCCCGCTCGAAGGACGCGACCGCGACGGGGTCCCCCGCGTGTGCGGCGACGGCCACCGCCGCCGCGGAGACGTCGCCGTCCCGCCCCGGCCGCCAGCCGTTCTCCAGGGCGCGGCGGGCGATGGACGGGCCGCTGGCGAGGCGCTCGACGCAGCCGCGTCCGCCGCAGGGGCAGAGGTCTCCGTCCAGATCGACAGAGATGTGCCCGAGGTGACCGGCGTTGCCGGTGGGACCGGGATGAAGCCGGCCGTCGAGGACGAGACCGCCGCCGACGCCCGTGGAGACCACGAGGCACAGCGCGTTGTCGTGGCCGCGCGCCGCGCCGAGCCAGTGTTCGGCGGCGGCCATGGCGACTCCGTCACCGACCAGGGTGACCGGGCGCCCGCCGGTCACGTGGCGGACCCGCTCGACGAGCGGGAAGTCGCGCCAGCCCGGCACGTTCACCGGGCTCACGGTCCCCCGCGCCGCGTCGACCGGGCCGGCGCTGCCGATGCCGACCGCCCCGGCCCCCGCCCAGAGCGGCGAGGCGGCGAGCTCTCCGAGCACTGCTTCGACGGCCCGCATGACCGTCTCGCCGTCCTCCCGCGCGGGCGTCGGCCGTCGGGCACGCGCCCGGAGCCGCCCCTCGCCGTCGACCAGCGCCCCGGCGATCTTCGTGCCGCCGATGTCGAGTGCGACCACGAGACCGGGGACGAGGCCGGTGGCGGGGTCGGTGCGCATGGGGATGGGGCCTCCAGTCGGCAGCCGGGAGTGGCCGAGGGCGTTCCGTACAGTCTGCCCGGTCTCCCGCTGCGTGACAACGTTGTCCAGGGCCTATGCTCGGACGGAGACCCTTGTACGGGACGGTCCGGGCGATCAACCGACCGATCGCCTGACCGGCCGGCCGGCCGGCTGAATGACTGCCTTCGTGCCGGACTAGCCGACTCACCGACTCACCGACTCGCTTACTGATCGACCGGACCGCTCACACGACGGAGGAACCGCACACCGTGGCCGACATCGCCCGCCGCACCGATCCCCGCTACGGCAACCGGCCCACGATGAAGGACGTCGCCGCCCGCGCCGGTGTCGGCCTCAAGACCGTGTCACGGGTCGTCAACGGCGAGCCGGGGGTCACCCCGGACACCGAGCGCCGCGTCCAGGAGGCCATCGAGGCCCTCGGTTTCCGCCGCAACGACAGTGCGCGCGTCCTGCGCAAGGGCAGGACCGCCACCGTCGGCCTGGTCCTGGAGGATCTCGCGGACCCCTTCTACGGACCGCTCAGCCGCGCGGTCGAGGAGGTCGCGCGGGCACACGGCGCACTCCTCATCAACGGCTCCAGCGCCGAGGACCCGAGCCGGGAGCAGGAGTTGGCGCTCGCGCTGTGCGCGCGCCGGGTCGACGGCCTCATCGTGATCCCCACCGGCGACGACCACCGGTACCTGGAGCCGGAGATCAGGGCGGGCGTCGCCACGGTCTTCGTCGACCGGCCGGCGGGGCGGATCGACGCCGACGCCGTCCTCTCCGACAGCTTCGGCGGGGCACGCGACGGCGTGGCCCATCTGATCGCGCACGGCCACCGCCGGATCGGCTTCGTCGGCGACCGTCCGCACATCCACACCGGCTCCGAGCGGCTGCGCGGCTACCACGCGGCGATGGAGGACGCGGGGCTGCCCGTCCGGGACGCGTGGGTCTCACTCGGGTCGACGGCCCCGGAGCGGGTGAGCTCCGCGGTACGGGAGATGCTGACCGGACCGGAGCCGGTGACGGCGCTGTTCACGGGCAACAACCGGATCACCGTGACCGCCGTACGGACCCTCGCGGAGCAGTCGTCGCCGGTCGCGCTCGTCGGCTTCGACGACATCGAACTGGCCGATCTGCTCGGCATCACGGTCATCGCCCAGGACGCCGCCGCGCTGGGACGGACGGCGGCGGAGCGGCTGTTCCGGCGCCTCGACGGGATCGACGCGGCGCCCGAGCGGGTGGTGCTCGGCACGAGGCTGCTCGCCCGTGGGTCGGGCGAGATCGCCGCGCCGCCCGCCTGAGGAGTCGGGCGGGACGCCCCTCAGCAGATCCTGAGGCCCTCCACGGGGCCTCCGGAGGCGCCGCCCGCGAGGTTCAGCACGCTGAAGTAGACGTTGGTGTTGCCGCTGTCGTCGTCGGCCCTGGCGAACCACCGGCTGCTCACTCCGCCGTACGACTCGCTGTGGTCGAGGTCGACCTGGCAGTGGAAGACGTGCGGTCCTGCGCCGATCGTGCCCATCTCGCCGCCGTCGTAGCGGGTCGTCGTGGCACTCCTGACGACCTGGCAGGTGGCGGAGGAACCGACGGGCTCGCAGCCTGCGGGCGGCTGCGGGGCCTGGGTGGTGGGCGCGGCCGAGCTCCCGCCGGCCCCGTCCCCGTCCCCGGAGGAGTCGCCCGTGGGCGCAGTGCCGCCGTCCGGGGTGCCCGGGGCCGTCGCTCCGCCGCCGACGGAGCCGCCTCCCGAGGCCGGGCCCGTGTCGTCGCCGGCGGTGCCGCTGTCCGCCCCTGTCGCGGTGCCCCCGGAGCCGGTGCCCGACCCCGTACCGGAGCCCGTGCCCGATCCCGTAGCGGAACCCGCACCGGAGCCCGTATCGGAGCCCGCGCTGGATCCCGCCACGGTTTCCGATCCGTCGCCCCCGGCGCCGTCCGTGGAGGAGCCGCGCTCGCCGGGTCCGCCGGGCTCCTGGCCGGAGGCGGTCGACCCGTCGGGACCCGTACCGGACGGCGAGGCGGAGCCGCCGGATGCGCCGGAGGGCGACGCGCCGGCGCTGCCGGGGTCCAGCAGGCGGCCGGTGTCCCCGTCCGGAGCGCCGCCGGAGCCCCCGTCCCCCGGGTTCCCGCCGGACGCCTGCCGCGTGGTGCCGTGGTCCATGAGGGTGTACGTGATGCCTCCCCCGGCCAGCAGGACGGCGGCCACGGACGCGGCGACGAGCGCGTTCCGCCGCCCTGCCGCCCCGGTCCCGGCCCCGGCACGGCGCCCGGCCCGGGCCCGACGGCCACCTGGCGCCACAGCCGCCGCAGAGGCCACAGGTGCCACGAGCCCCGCAGGTGCCTCAGGCCCCGCAGGCATCACCACCGCCACCGGCGGACCGAAGCCCTCGACCGGCGCGTCGAGCGGCCTCTCGTCCCGTACGCCCTCGTCCCGTGCGCCCTCGCCCCCTACCCCCTCGTCCCGTGCGCCCACCTCCGGAACCGTCACCGCGG
Above is a genomic segment from Streptomyces sp. NBC_00094 containing:
- a CDS encoding dipeptidase; its protein translation is MTANPIAETVRSLMPRAKAELTELVAFESVADEAVAPRSECEAAANWVADALRAEDFQDVALLDTPDGSQAVYGILPGPAGAPTVLLYAHYDVQPKLDESAWLTPPFELTERNGRWYGRGTADCKGGFILHLLALRALKANGGVPVTVKMIVEGSEEQGTGGLERYAEQHPEVLAADTIVIGDAGNFRVGLPTVTATLRGMTMIRVQIDTLEGNLHSGQFGGAAPDALAALIRVLDSLRGPDGSTVIDGLPGDKAWEGLQYPEEDFRKDAKVLSGVALPGAGTVADRIWARPAVTVIGIDCHPVAGATPSIPASARAQISLRVPPGQDAVEATKLLFAHIEKHTPWNARVSLEQVGQGQAFQADTSSPAYASMADAMRIAYPGQEMQTAGMGGSIPLCNTLASLYPESEILLIGLSEPEAQIHAPNESVSPEELERLSVAEAHFLVNYARSKQV
- a CDS encoding NUDIX hydrolase, coding for MIVWINGAFGAGKSSTARELVDLIPRSTLYDPELIGGAMTRLLPAKRLAEVEDYQDLAIWRRMVVDTAAALLAEVGGVLVVPMTLLRQEYRDEIFGALAARRIDVRHVLLAPEETILRQRIDGRAEYGEPEADARVRQWCHGHIPPYRAALDWLAGDAYVLDTSRLTVAEAARAVADAVRADRAAPSGIVQTPEPTGETLAAGVLLFDEEDRFLLVDPTYKPGWEFPGGVVEPGEPPARAGMREVAEEIGLELDAVPRLLLVDWERPQPPGYGGLRLLFDGGRLGAAETARLRLPGSELRGWRFVTEEEAAGLLPPVRYDRLHWALRARERGTVLNLEAGVPVG
- a CDS encoding MBL fold metallo-hydrolase, with amino-acid sequence MELLTITPRLHLLDFSIGQAYLWRDEEELTLIDAGWAGSADATTAAIRAAGLDPDLLRRIVLTHCHRDHVGAAQELADRHGAEILAHRLDAPVIRGEDPVPEPDLLEWELPLYEHGLTVPVAPPTRVDREVEDGEELGFGDGAVAVHTPGHTPGSLAVHLPRHGVLFTGDTVASVQGVTFGVFHVDRPLAMESMRRLAKLAPTVLCCGHGAPVTTDTADRLAAAADQKGTV
- a CDS encoding serine/threonine-protein kinase; protein product: MVSAGENGWLAGRYRIVRQLGRGGMGVVWKAVDEVLGREVAVKELRTYSDAAAPELADLRLRMTREARAAARVRHPGVVAVHDVTEHEGRPVIVMELVDGPSLDDVLRERGTLDPAEAARIGARVLEALAAAHDVGVLHRDVKPGNILLDFSQALDSARAGETPWGRIVLTDFGIATMEDPGDGSATHLTRSGEIVGSLDFLAPERARGQDPGPASDVWAVGATLYAAVEGASPFRRTSTWSTLAAIVTEPLPEPRRAGPLAPVLLRLLDKDPASRPGAREAALLLEAVAETSTTAAAVETAVPAVTVPEVGARDEGVGGEGARDEGVRDERPLDAPVEGFGPPVAVVMPAGPEAPAGLVAPVASAAAVAPGGRRARAGRRAGAGTGAAGRRNALVAASVAAVLLAGGGITYTLMDHGTTRQASGGNPGDGGSGGAPDGDTGRLLDPGSAGASPSGASGGSASPSGTGPDGSTASGQEPGGPGERGSSTDGAGGDGSETVAGSSAGSDTGSGAGSATGSGTGSGTGSGTGSGGTATGADSGTAGDDTGPASGGGSVGGGATAPGTPDGGTAPTGDSSGDGDGAGGSSAAPTTQAPQPPAGCEPVGSSATCQVVRSATTTRYDGGEMGTIGAGPHVFHCQVDLDHSESYGGVSSRWFARADDDSGNTNVYFSVLNLAGGASGGPVEGLRIC
- a CDS encoding ROK family protein; its protein translation is MRTDPATGLVPGLVVALDIGGTKIAGALVDGEGRLRARARRPTPAREDGETVMRAVEAVLGELAASPLWAGAGAVGIGSAGPVDAARGTVSPVNVPGWRDFPLVERVRHVTGGRPVTLVGDGVAMAAAEHWLGAARGHDNALCLVVSTGVGGGLVLDGRLHPGPTGNAGHLGHISVDLDGDLCPCGGRGCVERLASGPSIARRALENGWRPGRDGDVSAAAVAVAAHAGDPVAVASFERAAQALAAGIAATATLVEVDVAVVGGGVAGAGEVLFGPLRRSLGTYATLSFVRDLTVVPAETGTDAGLLGAAAAAGCAGSGGARPRRAC
- a CDS encoding MarR family winged helix-turn-helix transcriptional regulator, which translates into the protein MAPSPRTTTDQAPADPAAADDALATQPIGYWSGLAHTAVTRHLRDAMARDDVTQPQYWVLNRVNGGPAAPSREEVVDQLTHLADGPHEIGRAVDQLLHRGWLRMDDDAGRLRLTETGEAARVRIRQLVTELRAEVHEGIDDEEYVAALKVLRRMVANIRGGAGG
- a CDS encoding LacI family DNA-binding transcriptional regulator, whose product is MKDVAARAGVGLKTVSRVVNGEPGVTPDTERRVQEAIEALGFRRNDSARVLRKGRTATVGLVLEDLADPFYGPLSRAVEEVARAHGALLINGSSAEDPSREQELALALCARRVDGLIVIPTGDDHRYLEPEIRAGVATVFVDRPAGRIDADAVLSDSFGGARDGVAHLIAHGHRRIGFVGDRPHIHTGSERLRGYHAAMEDAGLPVRDAWVSLGSTAPERVSSAVREMLTGPEPVTALFTGNNRITVTAVRTLAEQSSPVALVGFDDIELADLLGITVIAQDAAALGRTAAERLFRRLDGIDAAPERVVLGTRLLARGSGEIAAPPA